The following proteins come from a genomic window of Lytechinus pictus isolate F3 Inbred chromosome 1, Lp3.0, whole genome shotgun sequence:
- the LOC129284243 gene encoding membrane progestin receptor gamma-B-like, translating into MWTIKLLRFNQVPSDFHEPFIISGYRSCRSSVASCLVSAIQGSNETINFWTHFIPAMWFGWTTLRQVTDGTVIGDPFSWPLICFLLSSFLYLIASSMAHLFNCISLPARYVTFFFDYGAISIYSFGCSIAYYAYVFPPELLLTVFHQVYLVVAMCAAVMCTFLACYSRFSSNHFMYHSGRLPAFMIPYIWCSLPLFYRLLFCTEPNPDSNAALFHVRHILGAVATAFVYASRFPEVLAPGTFDFIGQSHQLFHIGGVFATYTQYRAFSLDMSERRQFLVEAVGLPTVGNTQRAFLVVLTLNLLIIWAYSHWVSQPKSLDMVRQRLEKEKKGRGCSCD; encoded by the exons ATGTGGACCATAAAGCTTCTGCGTTTCAATCAG GTTCCTTCCGACTTCCACGAGCCCTTCATCATATCAGGGTACCGCTCGTGCCGTAGCAGCGTCGCATCTTGCCTAGTCAGCGCCATCCAGGGATCCAACGAGACCATCAACTTCTGGACCCATTTCATCCCCGCTATGTGGTTTGGCTGGACCACACTGCGTCAGGTGACCGATGGGACAGTCATCGGGGATCCTTTCTCCTGGCCTCTCATCTGCTTCCTCCTCTCGTCCTTCCTGTACCTGATTGCCAGCTCCATGGCGCACCTGTTCAACTGCATCTCCTTGCCTGCGCGATACGTCACTTTCTTCTTTGACTACGGAGCCATCAGCATCTACAGTTTTGGATGCAGCATAG CTTACTACGCATACGTTTTTCCCCCGGAGCTTCTCCTCACCGTATTCCACCAGGTATATCTTGTGGTGGCCATGTGTGCTGCAGTGATGTGCACATTCCTCGCCTGTTATAGCCGCTTCTCTTCCAACCACTTCATGTATCATTCGGGACGCTTACCAGCATTTATGATCCCCTACATATGGTGCAG TCTTCCTCTGTTTTACCGATTACTCTTCTGCACTGAACCCAATCCCGATTCCAACGCTGCACTCTTTCACGTCCGACACATCCTTGGAGCCGTCGCAACCGCTTTCGTCTACGCAAGCCGCTTCCCGGAGGTTCTGGCCCCCGGGACCTTCGATTTCATCGGGCAAAGCCACCAGCTGTTCCACATCGGAGGCGTGTTCGCGACGTATACGCAGTATCGCGCCTTTTCGCTCGACATGTCCGAACGTCGCCAGTTCCTGGTTGAGGCAGTTGGGCTTCCGACGGTGGGGAATACTCAGAGAGCTTTTCTGGTGGTTTTGACGTTGAACCTCCTAATCATCTGGGCCTACTCTCATTGGGTATCGCAACCAAAGTCACTGGATATGGTAAGGCAGCGgttagagaaagagaaaaaggggcGTGGTTGCAGTTGTGATTAA